AAACACAAAACCTATCTTAACTCCACGATTTATTCCCTCCTGTAGTGACGAACTGATGACAAAACTCCATGGCATCCAAAAGCAATATGATTTACCGGTCCAGTCACATTTATCCGAAAACATGGGTGAAGTCGAATGGGTCAAACAACTCTGTCCAGATTCCAAGTTTTATGGTGACGCGTATGACAAATATGGGATGTTTGGAAACGGCGCGTCTACGATTATGGCGCACTGCGTATGGGTTGAAGACGAGGAAACGGAGCTGCTCACGAAGAATCGGGTATTTGTCGCGCATTGCCCGGAGTCCAACATCAATCTTTCTTCAGGCATCGCGCCGATTCGTCAATTTTTGCGGAAAGGCGTTCCGGTCGGACTGGGCAGCGACATCGCCGCTGGTACAAAAACTCCCATATTCGACGCGATGGCCTCCGCTATTCGAGTCTCGAAGCTTTACTGGCGCTTGGTCGACTCCAACTCCAGGCCGCTATCGGTAGAAGAAGCGTTTTATCTTGGGACAGTGGGCGGCGGCGCGTTTTTTGGCAAAGTGGGCAGTTTTGAGAAAGACTTCGAATTTGACGCTATTGTCCTCGACGATTCCTCTATAGCGAGGGCCAGGGAACTTACTTTACTGGAAAGAGTCACGCAAATGATCTACCTCTTCGAGCAAAACCATATATTCGCAAAATATGCGCGCGGACGAAAATTGTACTCAAAAATAGCGTGAAGGAGTGTCAAGTTATGGCAGACAAAGAATTGCGAAACATTGTGGCGATCGAGAACATCTACAACCTGGACGGACGTGTACCTTTGGGGAAGGCCGTACCCTTTGGCCTGCAACATGTTATGGCTATGTTTCTGCCCAATATAGCCCCCATCATCATCATTGCGACGGCCTCCGGACTTGGCACCGCGCAACAAGCCATGTTGATTCAAAACGCGATGGTCGTGGCGGGTATCGCTTCCCTGTTGCAATTGTATCCTGTTTGGCGCATAGGCGCGAAGCTGCCCATCATCATGGGCGTCAGCTTTACCTTCGTCGCGGTTTTGTGCTCGATTGGCGCTAAATACGGCTACCCCGCCGTTGTAGGCGCGGTTCTGATCGGCGGTATATTTGAAGGTTGTCTGGGACTGACGGCCACATACTGGCGGCGCATCATCAGCCCGGTCGTATCGGCCACAGTGGTGACGACCACAGGCATCACGTTGCTCGCCGTGGGCGCGCGTTCTTTTGGCGGCGGCTACAGTCCCGATTTCGGATCTGCCACCAATCTCCTGATCGGCTCCGTCACTCTGGTGAGTTGTTTGCTGGTCAGTTGCTTCGCCAAGGGATTCTGGAAACAGTTGTCGATATTAGGCGGGTTGATCGTCGGCTATATCTTGTCCATTCTCCTCGGCAGGGTAGATTTTTCTTTAATTTTGAGCGGTGATATCGTTTCGTTACCTCACCTGCTTCCCTTCACTCCAGAGTTTCACGTCGGCCCCATTCTCAGCATAGCGGTGATATTCCTGGTGTCGGCCGCGGAAACCATCGGCGATACCTCCGCTATGGTGGCTACCGGATTGAATCGAGACATCACTGAAAAAGAAATCTCCGGTTCCCTGGGTTGCGACGGCTTCGGCAGCAGCATATCCTCGCTGTTCGGCTGCGCGCCTGTCACCTCTTTCAGCCAAAACGTGGGACTGATCGCCATGACCAAAGTGGTCAACCGCTTCACGATCATGACCGGCGCTTTGTGTATGGTGTTGGCGGGGCTGTTTCCGCCTCTCGGCGCCTTTTTCGCCACTCTGCCCGACGCCGTGTTGGGCGGCTGCACGATCATGATGTTCGGCTCCATCGTCATGGGCGGTGTTCAAATGTTCGGTCGCGACGGTTTCACCCAACGCAACGTCACCATCGCGGCCCTGTCCATCGCAATGGGAGTCGGGTTCACAGGAGTGCCGGAAATTTTCAGCATCCTGCCGACAATAGCGCAGGACGTGTTTGCCAACAACAGCATCGCTCTTTCGTTCATCGTTTCCGTCGTGTTGAATTTAGTTCTGCCTGAAGATATGGAAGTGAAGCGGGTAGAGGCCGAAAAGTAAAGCCCGCGAGGTAACTGAAATTCCGAATGAATGGAGTGGTGTGTGATGTCGAAGCTCGATAAGCCGGAGACGGAGGGGTCAGAGGCTTTCAAATTGATCGGCAAGCCCTTGGCGCGTCTCGACGGCTTGGAAAAGGTCACGGGCAAGGCTCTGTTTGTCGCGGATCTGGAGATTCCAGACGTTTGGCTGGCAGGGGTGTTGCGCTCGCCGGTGGCGGCGGGAAGGCTCAAAGGTATTGCGAAGGACCCCCATTTCGACTGGAGCAAGGTGACGGTGGTCACGGCGGAGGACCTGCCTGGCCCCAACGCGGTCTCAATGGTGAGGGACGACTACGAGGTCTTCGCCAAAGACAGGATCAGCTTCGCCACCCAAGCGCTGGCCGCAGTAGCCGCGCCGGACCGAGAAACCTTGGATAAGGCCCTTGCCAGTCTGAAAGCCGACGTGCTTCCAGAGGCGCCCATTTTGACTCTGGAGGATTCGATCAAGGCCGAAACCGTCATCTGGGGAACGAAGAACGTGATCGACGAGTTTCGCGTTCAGCGGGGAGACATGGAGAAGGGTTTCGCGGAAGCCGACGTCATCGTGGAGGGGACGTACCGCACGCCCTACCAAGAACACGTTTACTTGGAAACCCAGGGTATGGTGGCCTGGCCGAAGGCGGATGGCGCGATCGTCGAGGGCTCTATGCAGTGTCCTTACTACGTCCACGGCGCTTTGGCCAAGGCGTTGGCTATCGACACAAAGAACGTGACGGTGCGCCAGAGCGTCACGGGAGGCGGTTTTGGGGGCAAGGAGGACTACCCCTCGGTAATGGCCATTTGGGTGGCATTGCTGGCCAATACCTGCGGTCATCCGGTTAAGCTGGTTTACGACAGGAGCGAGGACCTTCTGGTTTCCACAAAACGTCATCCCTCCAAGGTTTATCATAAAACGGGCGTCAAGCGCGACGGAACCATCACGGCAATGGAGGTGGATATTCTGTTGGACGGAGGCGCGGCCACCACCATGAGCAAGGTGGTCCTGTCCCGTTCTATTTTGCATTGTACATGCGGTTACAAGGTCCTCAACGCCAATCTTCACGCGCGGGCCATGGCAACGAACTCTCCGCCCAACGGGGCTTTTCGGGGATTCGGCGCGCCCCAGAGCATTTTCGCTATGGAGCGTCAAATGGACAAGATCGCCTTTACCTTGGGGATGGACCCGCTCTCCGTGCGATTGAAAAACGTTCTCCGTCGAGGGGATTCCTTCCCTTATGGGCAGGTGATGGACGAGGGGGTCTTTGCCGCCGAGGTCCTTGAGGACGTGGCGGAACGGCTGGGCTATCGGGAAAAGCGGAAACGATACGCAGAACAGACGGGCCACGTTCGCCGGGGCATCGGTTTGTCGTTGTGTCTTCATGGTGGGGGGTTCACCGGCAGCGGCGAAGACAACATGGGAACGAAGGTCGAGGTCGAGGTTGTGCCTGGGGGCGTGGTGGAGGTTCTGGGCAGCAGCACGGACATGGGACAGGGAGCGTCCACGGTGTTGCCCATGATCGCGGCCGAAGCCCTCTCGTTGCCTCTGAGCAAGGTGCGCTATCCCCGTCCCGACACGTCCAGATCCCCCAACAGCGGACCGACCGTCGCCTCCCGCACGACAATGTACGTGGGCATGGTGGTGCGGGACGCCTCCCTGAATTTACTCGCAAAATTGAAAGCCTATGTTGAAGAAACTCATGGCGGCCCCGTTTCCTATAAAGAAGGAATTTTCTACGATTACGATGGAGAAGTCAAAATCATGGACTTCGACGAGGCTGCCTCACGGTGGTTCAAGGGAAAAGATGAAAAAGGCGAAAAAGGCAAAAAAGACCGCTTGCTCGGTGTCGCGAGCTACAAGCCCGACGCGTCCGCGGCCTGGGATGACGAAAAATACCAAGGCCACGCTTACAAAGGATACGCTTGGATGGCCCAAGCGGTGGAGGTCGAGGTGAACTGCGATACCTACGAGGTCACGCCCATAGACTCCGCCGTGGCCGTAGAGCTTGGCCGAGCCATCAACCCGGCGCAAATCGTGGGGCAGATCGAGGGCGGGGTGTTGCAGTCCTATGGCTGGAGCACCATCGAGGACCTTACCCTCACGCCGGAGGGGAAATACAGCACAGGACACCTGAACGCCTATTTGGTCCCCACGACGCTCGACACGCCTCATTTCGAGGTGCGGATCTTCGAGGATCCCTGTGCCGTGGGGCCCTACGGGGCCAAGGGCATAGGCGAGCTGCCAATGGACGGCGGAGCTCCCGCCGTGGCCGCGGCTGTGGAGAACGCCCTGGGCGTCGAGGCGATCGTGGACAAGGTGCCGCTCACGGGGGAGGAGTTGCACCGTTTGATGAGCATCCAGATGAGCATCCAATTGATGAGCATCCAACCCAAGGGGGCGTCGCTATGAAAATCGAACTCACGGTCAACGGGTCGCTGAGAACGGCCGAGGTCCACCCTATGACGCGGCTCCTGGACCTTTTGCGCGACGATATGCATTTGAAGGGCTGCAAAGAGGGATGCGGCGAGGGGGAGTGTGGGGCCTGTTCCATCATCATGGACGGTCGTTTGGTCAACGCCTGTATGGTCCCCTCCTTGCAGGCCGCGGGGTCCCAAATTCTTACCATCGAGGGGCTGGGAACCATGGAAAACCCCGACGCGCTGCAAACCGCCTTTGTGGAAGAAGGAGCCGTTCATTGCGGTTTTTGTACTCCAGGCATGATCATGGCGACCAGGGATTTGTTGCAGCGAAACGCGAAACCCTCCCTGGACGAGGTACGAGTGGCTCTGTCGGGCAACCTGTGTCGTTGCACAGGATACAATCGCATCTATGCCGCAGTCGAAAGCGCCGTTCAAAAGGGTTACAACCCCCAGTGGGAGGGTCTTTTATCGGATGAGAAAGCGGATGAGGAAGCCTCACGAAAAACGCGGGAAACGCGCCCAGAGTTTTCCAGCGCTGAAAAAGGCCGTTTTTTCAGCCCCAGCTCTTTGCGGGAGGCTCTAGAGATTTTATCGGACCAACCGAGCGCGCTGTTGCTGGCGGGTGGCACGGATATCGGCCCGGATATTAAAAACGGCAAGCTGGAGGTCAGCGGCGCGATGGACATCTTCGGCTTGAAGGAGCTGAAGGTCATTGAGCGCCGAAAAAATGAGGGAGGCCAGGACGATTGCATTTGCATCGGGGCCTGTGTCGCGGACGCGGAGATGGCGGAAAACCCCTTGGTCATCGAGTTTCTCCCCGCTTTGATGGAAGCCGCGCTTCGGAGCGCCGGCCCGGCGGTTCGCAACCGGGCCACTATGGGGGGAAACGTCTGCACGGCCTCCGGAGCCGCGGACCTGCCCGTCGCGCTTCTGGCCTTGGGGGGACGGGTGCGGCTCCAAAGCAAGAGCGGCGAGCGCGTCCTGGACGTGGAGAAGTTTATTAAAGGATACCGGAAAACGGACCTTCAACCGGGCGAATTGTTACGGGAATTCATTGTTCCCATGCCAGAGCCTGGGGCGCAGAAATTTTACAAGCGGGGTTCGCGGGCGGCTCTAACCCTTTCACGCGCCTCTCTGGCCTTTGTGGCTGGTGTGGAAGAGAACAACGGAAAAAAGACGATCACCAGCTTCCGCGCCGCTGCGGGAAGCATGTCTCCGATCCCCACGCGATTGCGGAGGCTCGAATCCGTGCTGACTGGTCAATTTCTCACTTCTGAGCTGATCTTAAAGGCGGTGGAGACAATCAAGAGCGAATTGAACCCGCGCAAATCCGCCGCGTACCGTAAGGACCTGGCGGGGAATTTGACGCGGCGTTTTCTGGAGAATTTGTAACCGTCACCTTCACGTTATCATCTGCGTTAGGTACTAAATACGAATCCCCGGTTTTGCCGGGGATTCGTGTTTGTGGCTGAAGGCGTAGCTTTTGGCGGCCTAGGCCATCTATGACAAAAATGATATATCACAATGCTATTTTCATCCCTTCGCAAATTTATCTATTTTTTTAAGATAATACGTAAGTAAGTTGTGTAGGGAAGTAGGGGGTAAACTACGCAGCTCAGAATATAATAATTTCAATATGGCTAGAAAACTAGAAAATGAAATGAGAGAGGGGCTGGGAGGGATTGAGTATGTTCCAATCACTCACTTTTAGGGGTGGAGTACATCCACCGGGTAGTAAGGAAATTACGGCGAATAAAGAAATAGAGGCCTTGCATCCTCGCGGTGATCTCGTCTACCCAATGTCGCAGCACATCGGAGCGCCTTGTGTTTCGCTCGTGAAAAAAGGCGACAAAGTTTTATCCGGGCAGAAAATAGCGGACTCAGAGGCATTCGTCTCCGCTCCGGTATTGTCATCTGTCTCTGGGACTGTAAAGGACATCGGGATGAGGATGACGATACCGGGAAGTTTCGAACCCTGCGTGATCGTTGAAAATGACGGGCTCTTCAAGTGCGGCTCGGCTCTGTCTCCTCACGAGGATTTCCATTTGTTGGAGCCTAAAGAGTGCGTTAAAATCATTCGCGAAGCGGGAATTGTCGGTATGGGTGGAGCAACCTTCCCGACTCATGTTAAACTCTCGCCGCCGCCTGGAAAAAACATCCGGTGGGTCATTGTCAACGGCGTTGAGTGCGAACCGTTTCTCAATTGCGATAACCGACTGATGCTTGAGCGACCGGAGCCCATTCTAGGAGGCTTAGAGATATGTCTGCGCCTTTTCCCGGAAGCCGAGGGAGTCATCGCCATAGAAGCCAACAAGCCGGAAGCCATTGAACGGATGCAAAAAGAAAACTTCGGGCGAGAACTTCCGCCAAGCGGTAAAAGTATCCGTATCATGCCTCATGAGGTGAAATATCCTCAGGGCGCGGAAAAAATGCTGATCTACACGGTGACGGGACGGGAAATTCCTCCCGGTACTCTTCCGGCGGATGTGGGCTGCCTGGTGCTCAATGTTCAAACCTTATTTCATATCTGGATGGCAGTCATCGAGGGCATTCCGGTCATGGAGCGTATCGTCTCCGTAACTGGAGACGCCGTGGCGAAGCCCGGAAACTTTCTCGTTCCGTTGGGGATCTCCGTGCGTGAACTCATCGACGCGGCCGGAGGGTTCACCGAAGAGCCCGCGAAGCTCCTGTCCGGCGGGCCGATGATGGGGCTCTCCATGAGGTCACTTGATGTTCCCGTCACGAAGGGGACGTCCGGTATCCTCGCTCTCACAGCGCGGTCTGCGCCGCAATTGGAGGAGTCGAACTGTATCCGCTGTGCTCGATGCGTCGATGCCTGCCCCATGGGACTGGTTCCGTCCTCGCTCGACCGTGCCGCGAGATTGCGAGACTATGTGGAATTTGAGGCGATGGGTGGGATGAATTGCATCGAATGCGGAAGCTGCACCTACAGGTGTCCCGCGAGACGATATCTCACCCAGACATGTAGAAACGGCAAAGCTGGGGTGACGGTTGCTCGCAAAAGAGCAGAAGAAGTGAAAAAAACAGCGGAAAGAACAGGTGAAACGAAGTGAGTCGTCTGCTTGTGGTTGCAAGTTCGCCACATATACGATCTGAAATGGATACGGCGCGGATCATGAGCTGGGTGCTGATTGCGCTGGCGCCGGCCGGGCTTGCCGGAGTTTTTTTCTTGGGCGCGCGTTCGATTCTAGTCGCCGCAGTCTGTGTCATCTCTTGCGTGGTGGTTGAGGCCGTTTGGCAAAAGCTTTCGAAGCAGAAAATCACCGTGTCAGACTTGTCCGCCGCTGTGACGGGGCTGCTTCTCGCCTACAACGTTCCACCCACGATTCCCCTGTGGATGGTGGTGTGCGGTTCCGCCTTCGCTATGATCATCGTTAAACATTTCTTCGGCGGGTTGGGACAGAATATCGTGAATCCGGCTCTGGCAGGGCGCGTGATGATGCTTATCTGTTGGCCCGTCGCCATGACTACCTGGACCCTGCACGGGGTCAGCGGTCCTACACCGCTCGCGCTTCTCAAGGGCGTTGATGGCATTAGTGGGGCTACGGCGCTACCGTCCCTTATGGACGTCTTGATTGGTAACACCGGGGGCTGTATCGGCGAGATATCCGCTTTGGCTTTACTCCTCGGTGGCGGCGTCCTGTTTTTCAAGGGCATCATCTCATGGAGAATTCCCGTTACGTATATCGCCACAGTCGCGGCCATGTCCGCGGTCTTCGGACGCTCGGGTGGTCCATTATTTGAAATTATGACCGGCGGTCTGATGCTAGGGGCCATTTTTATGGCGACGGACTACACGACAAGCCCCATGACACCCAAAGGCCAGTTCATATTCGCTTTTGGCTGCGGATTGCTCACCGCGCTAATCCGAACTTTCGGAGGATACCCGGAGGGCGTGTCCTACTCTATTTTAATTATGAACACTATCGTTCCGATTATCGATAGGATGACGGCGCCACGTATTTTTGGTGAGTTTAGGGAGGCAAAAAAATATGGCAGCAAGTGACGGGCAGGCGTTGTCTTTCAACGATGGCGAGACTGAAAACAGAGCTGAAAACAAAAAGAAAATTCTCCGGCTGGGGTTGATTCTTTTCACTGTCGCCGCTATAACAGGCATCATTCTGGGAATCGTTTACCAAATCACGCTTGAACCAATACGTGAGACACAGGAGCGGCTTCGCGGCGCGGCGCTGTCTGGAGCGCTTCCAGAGGCGAAGTCGTTCTCGCTGGTCGAGATCGTGCCGGACGCGGACCCGATGATCGTAGACGTGCAAGAAGCCTTGGACGGAGACCAGTTAGTGGGATACTGTCTGACGTTAACGTCCAAAGGATACGGCGGGCCGCTCGAAATTGTCGTCGGAATCACGGAGACGGGGAAGCTTCGGGCTATTCGTATTCTCAGCCATTCCGAAACGCCGGGGCTGGGTGCAAAGGCTCCGCTCCCAGTCTTTTCAGGCCAGTACGAGAACCGGGAGGCGGAGAAGCTGATCCTCGTGAAGACCGCGCCTGAGAGAGACAATGAAGTGCAGGCCATATCGGGGGCGACTATTACCTCAACCGCCGTAACAGACGGAGTGAACGCCGCTTTAGACTATTGGAGGAATCACCTCAAAACAACCTTGCGGGAAGGAACTGAAGACGAAGAGGAAGAGGAAGGAACTGAAGATGAACCCTTTTAAAATTATCAAAAACGGCATCATCGACGAGAGTCCAACGCTGGTGCAGTGTATCGGGTTGTGCCCTACTCTGGCGGTCTCCACTAACGCCACCAACGGGGTCGGTATGGGACTAGCGGCGGCAGCGGTTCTGATCGGCTCGAACATGGCCGTGTCGGCCCTACGTAAATTCGTTCCAAACGAGATTCGCATTCCCATCTTCATCGTGTTGATTGCGGGTTTCGTCACGGTAGTCCAGCTCTTGATTTCCGGGTTCGCCCCGGAATTGGACAAGTCTCTGGGGATATTCATCCCGCTCATCGTGGTTAACTGCATCATTTTGGCACGTGCGGAGGCGTTTGCGTTCAAAAACGGAGTAATCGCCTCATTTTTCGATGGTATTGGAATGGGGTTAGGCTTCACTTTCGCCCTGACGTTGATCGGCGCTGTACGAGAATTTCTCGGTAATGGTACGATCTTCGATATCGTGTTGACCCCAATGGGCTACCAGCCAGCGTTACTTGTCATCCTCGCTCCGGGAGGTTTCATCACTCTGGGAATCTTCATGGCCATTTTCCGCTTCCTCCGAAATCGGGCCGCGGAGAAAAAAGGCGCTGTTCCCCCCGATGACGCTTTGTGCTCCGCCTGTGGCGCGTGTGCCGCGTGCGGCAAGGCCGAAGAAAAGGCTTAGGGAAGAGCTATGGATTTGCTCTGGATATTGCTCGGCTCGATGTTCGTCAACAACATCATTTTTTCGCGCTTCCTCGGTTGTTGCCCGTTTTTGGGGGTATCGACCAAGACAGACACGGCGAAGGGCATGGGCGTAGCTGTTATTTTTGTGCTGGTCTTGGCCGCCGTCATGACATGGCTCGCTTTCCACATGGTGCTTGTCCCACTGGGACTGGAGTACCTCTACACTCTGTCGTTTATCCTGATCATCGCGGCTCTGGTTCAGTTCGTGGAACTGGTTCTGAAGAAGATCAATCCGGTGTTGTATAAATCTCTGGGGATATTTCTGCCTCTAATCACGACAAACTGCGCAGTTCTGGGCGTCGCCGTCATCAACATGAACGAGAACTACACGCTGGCCGAATCCGTTGTGAACGCGCTCGGTTCATCAATGGGCTTTCTTCTGGCGCTTCTTTTGATGTCTGGCATTCGGGAACGTATCGATCGCAACACGAACGTCCCTCAATGTCTTCAGGGTTTGCCAATCGCGCTCGTCACCGCTGGGTTAATGTCGATGGCCTTCATGGGGTTCGCGGGAATCATCAAGTAAAAATCATCAAGTACCTGAAATATAGGAGGTGGCGGTGTGATTTCAATCGAGGGGGTCCTTTGGCCCACCGTCGTGATGGGCGTTCTGGGATTAGTGTTCGGGGCATTGCTCGCGTTCGCCTCGATAAAATTTTTTGTGAAGACGGACGAGAGAGTTTCGATGATCCGAGAAATACTGCCAGGGGCGAACTGCGGAGGTTGCGGCTATCCTGGCTGTGACGGTTACGCCAATGGAGTGGTCAATGAGGGAGCCAAAATGAATCTCTGCGCCGCCGGAGGCCCAGTGGTGGCGCAAAAGATAGCGGAGATCATGGGAGTTACGGTGGAGCAAGAGGACTCCACGCCATTACGCGCGGTTCTACGATGCGCGGGTTCTCCTCGCTCTTCGGCCCGCAACGTAGTCTACGACGGAATACAGGACTGCCGATCAGCGGCGGTTCTGCCGGGTGGTTCACCCAATGCCTGTCCATTCAGCTGCATGGGGTTGGGGACGTGCGTCAAGGTCTGTCCTTTCGGCGCAATGTCCATTGTCGACGGGCTTGCCTCCATTGACCCGAAAAAATGTGTTGGCTGCGGCGCGTGTATTTCGGCCTGTCCTAAGTCTGTCTTGACTTTGGCGCCGAACACATCGGTGGCATGGGTTACCTGTAACTCGAAATGGAAGGGGCCGGACGTAAAGAAAGTCTGCTCCGTCGGGTGTATTGGGTGTTCCCTCTGTGCCAGGGTCTGTCCGGAGAAGGCGATCGCCGTGGATGGAAATCTGGCTGTGATCGACTTTGCAAAATGTACCGGTTGCGGCATGTGCATGGCTAAATGCCCTGCGGGATGCATCAACGCCCCTGTACCCATCGCCAAGGCCGTCTGAGACAATGGCCAGTTTTTTCCGGTTCTGGTCTGCTCTTAAAATTTTCTTTTGCTGTGTCGCCGTTTTTGCTGTTGCGGAGTTCGTTTATCTGAACAGAAGCGCGTCAGCTCCCATTGTACTTGAACGCTCTGGACTGGGCATGAACACTTTGATGACGCTTTCCGTCGAGGCGCCGCGAAAAATGGGAGAGGAAGTTTTGGACGCGTCTTTTTCCCTGTTGAGTACTTTGGATGGTGCCTTGTCTCGGTATAAAGTAAGTTCGGACATCTCGAACATCAACGCCGCGTCGGGCGTTTCCACTGTGCAGGTAGGCAAAGAGACCGTCGCTGTTTTGAGCATCGCCAAGGAGATCGCGGAAAAAACCGGTGGCTATTTCGACCCCACCGTGGGACCACTAACCGACCTCTGGCGCATTCTTGCAAAGGACAATCACTGGGATTTTCCCTCCGAAGACCAGGTCTCGGTTGCTCGTGCTCTTGTCGATTATCGTGAACTCATTATATCTAGGGACAGTTCTCTTTCGCCGGAGGACTCGGCCCTCATCCGCCTGAATTTGGCAGGAGCGGCGTTGGATCTTGGAGGTATCGCTAAGGGTTATGCGGCGGACCAAGTCGCTGATCTCTGCAAAGCTCAGGGTATTCGCTCCGCGATGATCGACCTTGGAGGCAATCTGATGATTTTAGGACCCCGAATGGGGGAATCCCCTTGGAGGATCGGTATTCGGCATCCCTTGAAAAACCGGGCGGAGGACAGAGCTGTTATTTGTACGTTAGAGTTCGAACTTACCTCAGGTGAGATGATTTCCCTTTCCACCTCCGGCTCTTACGAGCGTTTTCGGGAGATTGACGGCAAGAGG
The Synergistaceae bacterium genome window above contains:
- a CDS encoding FAD binding domain-containing protein, with the translated sequence MKIELTVNGSLRTAEVHPMTRLLDLLRDDMHLKGCKEGCGEGECGACSIIMDGRLVNACMVPSLQAAGSQILTIEGLGTMENPDALQTAFVEEGAVHCGFCTPGMIMATRDLLQRNAKPSLDEVRVALSGNLCRCTGYNRIYAAVESAVQKGYNPQWEGLLSDEKADEEASRKTRETRPEFSSAEKGRFFSPSSLREALEILSDQPSALLLAGGTDIGPDIKNGKLEVSGAMDIFGLKELKVIERRKNEGGQDDCICIGACVADAEMAENPLVIEFLPALMEAALRSAGPAVRNRATMGGNVCTASGAADLPVALLALGGRVRLQSKSGERVLDVEKFIKGYRKTDLQPGELLREFIVPMPEPGAQKFYKRGSRAALTLSRASLAFVAGVEENNGKKTITSFRAAAGSMSPIPTRLRRLESVLTGQFLTSELILKAVETIKSELNPRKSAAYRKDLAGNLTRRFLENL
- a CDS encoding RnfABCDGE type electron transport complex subunit G — encoded protein: MAASDGQALSFNDGETENRAENKKKILRLGLILFTVAAITGIILGIVYQITLEPIRETQERLRGAALSGALPEAKSFSLVEIVPDADPMIVDVQEALDGDQLVGYCLTLTSKGYGGPLEIVVGITETGKLRAIRILSHSETPGLGAKAPLPVFSGQYENREAEKLILVKTAPERDNEVQAISGATITSTAVTDGVNAALDYWRNHLKTTLREGTEDEEEEEGTEDEPF
- a CDS encoding RnfABCDGE type electron transport complex subunit D — encoded protein: MSRLLVVASSPHIRSEMDTARIMSWVLIALAPAGLAGVFFLGARSILVAAVCVISCVVVEAVWQKLSKQKITVSDLSAAVTGLLLAYNVPPTIPLWMVVCGSAFAMIIVKHFFGGLGQNIVNPALAGRVMMLICWPVAMTTWTLHGVSGPTPLALLKGVDGISGATALPSLMDVLIGNTGGCIGEISALALLLGGGVLFFKGIISWRIPVTYIATVAAMSAVFGRSGGPLFEIMTGGLMLGAIFMATDYTTSPMTPKGQFIFAFGCGLLTALIRTFGGYPEGVSYSILIMNTIVPIIDRMTAPRIFGEFREAKKYGSK
- a CDS encoding purine permease; this translates as MADKELRNIVAIENIYNLDGRVPLGKAVPFGLQHVMAMFLPNIAPIIIIATASGLGTAQQAMLIQNAMVVAGIASLLQLYPVWRIGAKLPIIMGVSFTFVAVLCSIGAKYGYPAVVGAVLIGGIFEGCLGLTATYWRRIISPVVSATVVTTTGITLLAVGARSFGGGYSPDFGSATNLLIGSVTLVSCLLVSCFAKGFWKQLSILGGLIVGYILSILLGRVDFSLILSGDIVSLPHLLPFTPEFHVGPILSIAVIFLVSAAETIGDTSAMVATGLNRDITEKEISGSLGCDGFGSSISSLFGCAPVTSFSQNVGLIAMTKVVNRFTIMTGALCMVLAGLFPPLGAFFATLPDAVLGGCTIMMFGSIVMGGVQMFGRDGFTQRNVTIAALSIAMGVGFTGVPEIFSILPTIAQDVFANNSIALSFIVSVVLNLVLPEDMEVKRVEAEK
- a CDS encoding xanthine dehydrogenase family protein molybdopterin-binding subunit, whose protein sequence is MSKLDKPETEGSEAFKLIGKPLARLDGLEKVTGKALFVADLEIPDVWLAGVLRSPVAAGRLKGIAKDPHFDWSKVTVVTAEDLPGPNAVSMVRDDYEVFAKDRISFATQALAAVAAPDRETLDKALASLKADVLPEAPILTLEDSIKAETVIWGTKNVIDEFRVQRGDMEKGFAEADVIVEGTYRTPYQEHVYLETQGMVAWPKADGAIVEGSMQCPYYVHGALAKALAIDTKNVTVRQSVTGGGFGGKEDYPSVMAIWVALLANTCGHPVKLVYDRSEDLLVSTKRHPSKVYHKTGVKRDGTITAMEVDILLDGGAATTMSKVVLSRSILHCTCGYKVLNANLHARAMATNSPPNGAFRGFGAPQSIFAMERQMDKIAFTLGMDPLSVRLKNVLRRGDSFPYGQVMDEGVFAAEVLEDVAERLGYREKRKRYAEQTGHVRRGIGLSLCLHGGGFTGSGEDNMGTKVEVEVVPGGVVEVLGSSTDMGQGASTVLPMIAAEALSLPLSKVRYPRPDTSRSPNSGPTVASRTTMYVGMVVRDASLNLLAKLKAYVEETHGGPVSYKEGIFYDYDGEVKIMDFDEAASRWFKGKDEKGEKGKKDRLLGVASYKPDASAAWDDEKYQGHAYKGYAWMAQAVEVEVNCDTYEVTPIDSAVAVELGRAINPAQIVGQIEGGVLQSYGWSTIEDLTLTPEGKYSTGHLNAYLVPTTLDTPHFEVRIFEDPCAVGPYGAKGIGELPMDGGAPAVAAAVENALGVEAIVDKVPLTGEELHRLMSIQMSIQLMSIQPKGASL
- a CDS encoding amidohydrolase family protein; the encoded protein is MECVKNGYVICVGGVSQGVFRQLPDKYTTLELRDYGDKLILPGLVDLHVHAPQHPFRTFGMDLELIDWLNTHTFTEEAKYKDLDYAAKAYRIFVEEELKGPNTRICAFATIHADATLLLMDIMEKSGLVSFIGKVNMDRNSPPSLQETDAVASARDTVHWIEESARRYKNTKPILTPRFIPSCSDELMTKLHGIQKQYDLPVQSHLSENMGEVEWVKQLCPDSKFYGDAYDKYGMFGNGASTIMAHCVWVEDEETELLTKNRVFVAHCPESNINLSSGIAPIRQFLRKGVPVGLGSDIAAGTKTPIFDAMASAIRVSKLYWRLVDSNSRPLSVEEAFYLGTVGGGAFFGKVGSFEKDFEFDAIVLDDSSIARARELTLLERVTQMIYLFEQNHIFAKYARGRKLYSKIA
- the rsxC gene encoding electron transport complex subunit RsxC — encoded protein: MFQSLTFRGGVHPPGSKEITANKEIEALHPRGDLVYPMSQHIGAPCVSLVKKGDKVLSGQKIADSEAFVSAPVLSSVSGTVKDIGMRMTIPGSFEPCVIVENDGLFKCGSALSPHEDFHLLEPKECVKIIREAGIVGMGGATFPTHVKLSPPPGKNIRWVIVNGVECEPFLNCDNRLMLERPEPILGGLEICLRLFPEAEGVIAIEANKPEAIERMQKENFGRELPPSGKSIRIMPHEVKYPQGAEKMLIYTVTGREIPPGTLPADVGCLVLNVQTLFHIWMAVIEGIPVMERIVSVTGDAVAKPGNFLVPLGISVRELIDAAGGFTEEPAKLLSGGPMMGLSMRSLDVPVTKGTSGILALTARSAPQLEESNCIRCARCVDACPMGLVPSSLDRAARLRDYVEFEAMGGMNCIECGSCTYRCPARRYLTQTCRNGKAGVTVARKRAEEVKKTAERTGETK